In Candidatus Saccharimonadia bacterium, a single genomic region encodes these proteins:
- a CDS encoding DMT family transporter: MILPLSIALGLISMLAYGFANAYSQPLSKSLGAAQTLFLRGLTIVAILTIAALPSLMQPHSWVVMLATVALGVAGYLPVLAFTHGIKISRLGIVAPIAGTSPLITVLLAYIFLHTSIHTLQWVAIVVIIVANVAVSVDFKNWRQSNLLQRSSGIPYALIATVGWGLFYFFLVSVTTTLGPWLSALLVEIGVTVAAGVHLWLSRRPIPLRDALRTPVILNAALICTGTVAFTLGVRYFNVGIVAALSNSTALISALLGSFMFHERLTRLEKGAAAAMIVGVAIIALA; this comes from the coding sequence ATGATCCTGCCCCTCTCCATAGCCCTTGGGCTCATCTCCATGCTCGCCTACGGATTTGCCAATGCATATTCACAACCCCTTTCGAAGAGCCTCGGAGCCGCCCAAACACTGTTTTTGCGCGGCTTAACCATTGTCGCAATTTTGACGATTGCGGCTCTCCCAAGCCTTATGCAACCTCACAGCTGGGTTGTAATGCTCGCCACCGTCGCCCTCGGAGTAGCCGGGTACCTCCCGGTATTAGCCTTCACTCACGGCATCAAGATCAGCCGTCTCGGCATCGTCGCCCCCATTGCCGGCACCTCGCCACTCATCACCGTCTTGCTCGCGTACATATTTCTCCATACCAGTATTCACACCCTCCAATGGGTGGCGATTGTAGTCATCATCGTAGCCAATGTCGCCGTCTCAGTGGATTTCAAAAACTGGCGGCAATCCAACCTGCTCCAACGCTCCAGCGGCATCCCCTACGCTCTCATTGCCACCGTCGGCTGGGGGCTGTTCTATTTCTTTCTCGTGTCCGTCACCACAACCCTCGGTCCCTGGCTATCGGCCTTGCTGGTGGAAATCGGCGTCACCGTAGCCGCCGGCGTCCATCTCTGGCTGTCGCGCCGCCCCATCCCGCTGCGCGACGCTCTCCGGACTCCGGTAATCCTCAACGCGGCGTTAATTTGCACCGGCACCGTCGCCTTCACCCTCGGCGTCCGCTACTTCAACGTTGGCATCGTGGCCGCCCTCAGCAACTCCACGGCGCTCATTTCGGCCCTGCTCGGTTCATTCATGTTCCACGAGCGCCTCACTCGGCTAGAGAAGGGCGCGGCTGCAGCCATGATAGTAGGCGTAGCCATCATCGCCCTGGCCTAA
- a CDS encoding MFS transporter codes for MNPHVRNLRLLQKIRGLNSVSPFVGYAVPWLRQNQLSLSQITALQAIAGLAAALTLVPTGYFADTFGRQRSIIIGGLSCLMGFVLYAAGGGFAVFVAAQILIAIGAAFISGADDSLANDSLEASGHAAQAEDAYHRYQSTLMGIEGGVEAIGALTAFGLVYFVHADLRTPMVLQVLVYAWLTAEAFRLHEEPPRARRSTAGWSDLRATLAECWNNRALWWQLWFAMAIGSATHTMVWLTQPYFGAAHIGAVWSGLLWAGLLASLEPSRRLAERRRRRDQLTSPAKPGLWRDCRDLVVITTATYALLSVLAPSPLTIALILAFYYVRAAQYPLNADRIRRLVRPDRLATFSSVRTMGENLVYAALVWPLGIIADRSLLGALCVSGVAYLVLAGLGVLMLRRYLLHPAQP; via the coding sequence TTGAATCCACATGTCCGCAACCTCCGCCTGCTCCAAAAGATCCGCGGCCTGAACTCCGTCAGCCCGTTCGTTGGCTACGCCGTCCCGTGGCTCAGGCAAAATCAGCTCAGCCTCAGCCAAATCACGGCCCTCCAAGCCATCGCCGGGCTCGCGGCCGCGCTCACGCTCGTTCCCACCGGCTACTTCGCCGACACCTTCGGCCGGCAACGCAGCATCATCATCGGCGGCCTGAGCTGCCTCATGGGATTCGTGCTCTATGCCGCCGGCGGCGGCTTCGCGGTCTTCGTGGCGGCCCAGATCCTCATTGCCATCGGAGCCGCCTTCATCAGCGGCGCCGACGACTCGCTGGCCAACGACAGCCTCGAAGCCTCCGGCCATGCCGCTCAAGCCGAGGACGCCTATCACCGTTATCAAAGCACTTTGATGGGCATCGAGGGCGGCGTGGAAGCCATCGGTGCCCTCACCGCCTTTGGCCTCGTGTACTTCGTCCATGCCGACCTGCGCACACCCATGGTCCTGCAGGTTCTCGTATATGCCTGGTTGACCGCCGAGGCCTTCCGGCTACACGAAGAACCGCCTCGGGCCCGTAGGTCGACAGCCGGCTGGAGCGACCTGCGCGCCACCCTCGCCGAATGCTGGAACAACCGCGCACTCTGGTGGCAATTGTGGTTTGCCATGGCCATCGGCAGCGCCACCCACACCATGGTGTGGCTCACTCAGCCATACTTCGGGGCAGCCCACATCGGCGCGGTGTGGTCGGGTCTGCTATGGGCGGGGCTCCTGGCATCACTCGAACCCTCTCGGCGTCTGGCCGAACGCCGGCGCCGGCGCGACCAGCTCACAAGCCCCGCCAAGCCGGGGCTATGGCGCGATTGCCGAGATCTCGTGGTCATCACCACCGCCACCTACGCGCTCCTGTCGGTGCTCGCCCCGTCACCACTCACCATTGCGCTAATCCTGGCGTTTTACTACGTCCGGGCCGCTCAGTACCCGCTCAACGCCGACCGCATCCGGCGCCTCGTCCGACCCGACCGGCTGGCCACGTTTTCGTCCGTGCGCACCATGGGCGAAAATCTCGTCTACGCCGCCCTCGTCTGGCCACTCGGAATCATCGCCGACCGCTCGTTACTCGGCGCCCTGTGCGTTTCCGGTGTGGCCTACCTCGTCCTGGCCGGCCTCGGCGTCCTCATGCTACGCCGATACCTGCTGCACCCAGCTCAGCCCTGA
- a CDS encoding endonuclease Q family protein produces MELLVDLHVHSHYSRATSRDSTLEGLYRWGKIKGISVIGTGDFTHPEWFLELRDKLVPAEAGLFALREELAAPIDAELPESVRGNVIRFVPSVEISTIYSRGGKVRKVHQLVIVPSFEAVGRINARLERIGNLKADGRPILGLDSRELLRLVLEEESRALYVPAHIWTPWFAVFGSKSGFDSLEEAYGELAGEVRAVETGLSSDPSMNWRVANLDGRAIISNSDAHSPGKLGREATVVRSELSFEAVMGAMKTNDERLVGTIEFFPQEGKYHYDGHRVCGVRFTPEETRAHGGMCPKCGKPLVVGVDYRVGELAAPERPEGYEPVGAKQVEYIIPLGEVLAELRGVKGASGRAVVEEYHRLIRALGPEFGILRGLPVEQIRAVSRPVAEAVERMRRRDVYLEPGYDGVFGVVKVFRDGAERAETLDQLSLL; encoded by the coding sequence ATGGAATTATTGGTTGATTTGCATGTTCACTCGCATTATTCTCGGGCGACGAGCCGCGATAGTACGCTGGAAGGGCTGTACCGGTGGGGGAAAATCAAGGGGATTTCGGTGATTGGGACCGGGGATTTTACGCACCCGGAGTGGTTTTTGGAGCTGCGCGATAAGCTGGTGCCGGCGGAGGCGGGGTTGTTTGCGTTGCGGGAGGAATTGGCCGCGCCGATAGACGCGGAATTGCCGGAGAGCGTACGCGGGAACGTAATCCGGTTTGTGCCGAGCGTGGAGATTAGCACGATTTACTCGCGGGGTGGCAAGGTGCGGAAGGTGCATCAGCTGGTGATAGTGCCGAGTTTTGAGGCGGTGGGGCGGATTAACGCGCGGCTGGAGCGGATTGGGAATTTGAAGGCGGATGGGCGGCCGATTTTGGGCTTGGATTCGCGAGAATTGTTGCGACTGGTGCTGGAGGAGGAGTCGCGGGCATTGTATGTGCCGGCGCATATCTGGACGCCGTGGTTTGCGGTGTTTGGGTCGAAGAGCGGATTTGACTCGCTGGAGGAGGCGTACGGGGAGCTGGCGGGCGAGGTGCGGGCGGTGGAGACGGGGCTTTCGAGCGATCCGAGCATGAACTGGCGGGTGGCGAATTTGGACGGGCGGGCGATTATTTCGAACTCGGACGCGCATTCGCCCGGGAAGCTGGGGCGGGAGGCGACGGTGGTGCGCTCGGAGTTGAGCTTTGAGGCCGTGATGGGGGCGATGAAGACGAATGATGAACGGCTGGTGGGCACGATTGAGTTTTTTCCCCAGGAGGGCAAGTATCACTACGATGGGCACCGGGTGTGTGGGGTGCGGTTTACGCCGGAGGAGACGCGGGCACACGGCGGGATGTGCCCGAAATGCGGGAAGCCGCTGGTGGTGGGTGTGGATTATCGAGTGGGTGAGCTGGCGGCGCCGGAGCGTCCGGAAGGGTACGAGCCGGTGGGCGCGAAGCAGGTGGAGTATATTATTCCGCTGGGGGAGGTGCTGGCGGAGTTGCGCGGGGTGAAGGGCGCGAGCGGCCGGGCGGTGGTGGAGGAATACCACCGGCTGATACGGGCGCTGGGACCGGAGTTTGGGATTTTGCGCGGGCTGCCGGTGGAGCAGATACGGGCGGTGAGCCGGCCGGTGGCGGAGGCGGTGGAGCGCATGCGCCGTCGTGATGTGTATTTGGAGCCGGGGTATGACGGCGTGTTTGGGGTGGTGAAAGTGTTTCGCGATGGGGCGGAGCGGGCGGAGACGCTGGACCAGTTGAGTTTGCTGTAG
- a CDS encoding GNAT family protein yields the protein MPARALPSSIPLDPGMNAVLRVIQLEDVPEFFKLIQAHRTYFAQYDTYINTDLGTLQQVAIEIEAVLERLAAGTSLTHGIWVQGRLVGRFGVRLEPDTRRAQFSYVLAPLWQGFGLVTRAGETLMRHLFTELGYREIRALCEPDNVPSIAVARRLGLTYDGQPLVELESPPGDVRRLIRYAITAEQWRQRHP from the coding sequence ATGCCCGCACGCGCTCTCCCTAGCTCGATCCCCCTCGACCCCGGCATGAACGCCGTACTGCGCGTCATCCAGCTGGAGGATGTCCCTGAGTTTTTCAAACTCATCCAGGCCCACCGCACGTACTTCGCTCAGTACGACACGTACATCAACACCGATCTGGGCACGCTCCAGCAGGTCGCCATTGAAATCGAGGCTGTCCTCGAGCGGCTCGCAGCCGGCACCAGCCTCACGCACGGCATCTGGGTGCAGGGCCGGCTTGTCGGCCGTTTCGGCGTACGGCTCGAGCCAGACACCCGCCGCGCCCAATTCAGCTACGTCCTGGCGCCACTCTGGCAGGGCTTCGGCCTCGTCACCCGCGCCGGCGAAACGCTGATGCGACACCTCTTCACCGAGCTCGGCTACCGAGAAATCCGCGCCCTCTGCGAGCCAGACAACGTACCCAGCATCGCCGTCGCCCGCCGTCTGGGCCTCACCTACGACGGCCAACCCCTTGTTGAACTGGAGTCCCCGCCCGGCGACGTGCGCCGGCTCATCCGCTACGCCATCACCGCCGAGCAGTGGCGCCAACGCCACCCTTGA
- a CDS encoding C39 family peptidase, with translation MKRFKHSSLMLAAATMMAVPLASAAPTTATNTSPVTFHAWNGSSLLRGEFDTGAQFSISQGRPGLTLRPGSKTGSWTSPVYESAAVGDLVSSWQASTPTGTWIETRLSVRAGGHWSQWYQMGQWASDASTIQRTSINDQSDADGTIYTDTYVAGDNGQPTAYRLREILHSTGTARPMVYQIGATTSNLTGAPPTTSATTMTHTVDLPVPQYSQEIHAGEYPAYGGGGEVWCSPTSTAMVMAYWHKGPSAADLATLPADPTSGAHGRPDPQVDWAAIHTWDIGYEGTGNWPFNTAYASSYGLDGSVRQYASLRDIESWIKRGVPIVVSIAWNNTDASPDNDLTGAPIAKTGGHLMVVRGFTAAGDVIAGDPAAPANSSVRRVYQRSQFERDWLNASTGTTYVIKPSSIRG, from the coding sequence ATGAAAAGATTCAAACACAGTAGCCTCATGCTTGCTGCCGCCACCATGATGGCCGTCCCGCTCGCATCAGCCGCACCAACCACGGCTACCAATACATCACCCGTCACGTTCCATGCCTGGAACGGCTCAAGCCTGCTCAGAGGCGAATTTGATACCGGCGCGCAGTTTAGTATCTCGCAGGGCCGGCCAGGCCTCACCTTGCGACCCGGCAGCAAAACCGGCAGCTGGACCTCGCCCGTCTACGAATCCGCCGCCGTCGGTGATCTGGTAAGTTCATGGCAAGCCTCCACTCCCACAGGCACCTGGATCGAAACCCGTTTAAGCGTGCGGGCGGGTGGCCACTGGAGCCAATGGTATCAAATGGGCCAATGGGCGTCCGACGCCTCCACCATCCAGCGCACCAGCATCAATGACCAATCTGACGCCGACGGCACCATCTACACCGACACGTACGTAGCCGGCGACAACGGCCAACCCACCGCCTACCGCCTGCGCGAAATACTCCATAGCACTGGCACCGCGCGACCCATGGTGTACCAGATCGGCGCGACTACCTCCAATCTTACCGGCGCACCGCCCACGACTAGCGCCACGACTATGACGCACACAGTCGACCTCCCCGTTCCCCAATATTCGCAAGAAATCCACGCCGGCGAATACCCCGCTTACGGCGGTGGTGGCGAGGTCTGGTGCAGCCCCACCTCAACAGCCATGGTGATGGCCTATTGGCACAAAGGCCCCAGCGCCGCCGATCTCGCCACGCTCCCGGCCGATCCCACCTCAGGCGCCCACGGCCGCCCCGACCCCCAAGTCGACTGGGCCGCCATCCACACCTGGGATATCGGCTATGAGGGCACCGGCAACTGGCCGTTCAACACCGCCTATGCCTCGTCCTACGGTCTCGACGGCTCCGTCCGCCAGTACGCGTCGCTACGTGACATCGAATCATGGATCAAGCGCGGCGTGCCCATCGTAGTCTCCATCGCCTGGAACAACACCGACGCTAGCCCCGACAACGACCTCACCGGCGCCCCTATCGCCAAAACCGGCGGTCACCTCATGGTCGTGCGCGGCTTCACCGCCGCCGGCGACGTTATCGCAGGCGACCCAGCAGCCCCAGCCAACAGCTCCGTCCGCCGCGTCTACCAACGCTCCCAATTTGAGCGCGACTGGCTAAACGCCTCCACCGGCACCACCTATGTCATCAAGCCGTCAAGCATTCGCGGCTAG